The sequence below is a genomic window from Campylobacter ornithocola.
TGTCTAGAATCATTTTTATAGTTTTTAACTCTTCTTTGTTAAAACTAATATTTAAAGCATTAGTATTTTCTTCTAATCTTTGTAAGTTAGTTGTACCAAAAATGGGTACAATGAAAGATTTTTGTGCTAAAACCCAAGCAAGTGCTATTTGTGCTAAAGTGGCATTTTTGGAATCTGCTAAATCTTTTAGTGTATTGAGTAAAATTAAATTTGTCTTTAAATTTTCACTCTCAAATCGTGGTACTTGAGATCTAAAGTCATCGTTTGCAAAAGTGGAATTTGCATCAAATTTTCCCGCTAAAAAGCCTTTTCCTAAAGGAGAAAATGGTACAAAGCCTATATTTAATTCTTCTAAAACACTTAAAAGTTCATTTTCTGGCTCTCTCCACCATAAAGAATACTCGCTTTGCACTGCACTTAGCGGGAAAATCGCATGAGCTTTTTTAATACTTTGAATACCTGCTTCACTCATGCCCCAAGCTTTGATTTTACCTTCTTTGTAAAGATCACTCATTAAATTTGCAACTTCTTCCACATTTATCTTTGTATCAACTCTGTGCTGATAGTAAAGATCAATACAATCAACATTAAGTCTTTTTAAACTTCCTTCAATGCTTTTTCTAATGATTTTTGGTGAACTGTCTAAGATTTGTTTGTTATTTTCTATGGTAATGCCAAATTTAGTCGCAATGATTACTTCATGTTTAAAAGATTTTAATGCTTTGCCAACTAATTCTTCATTGGTAAATGGTCCATAAACTTCAGCTGTATCAAAAAAATTTATCCCAATATCTTTTGCTTTATGGATAAGATTTATCATTTCTTTTTCGTCTTTAGCTTTACCATAGCCAAAACTCATACCCATACAACCAAGTCCTAGAGTGCTTACTTTTAAATTTCTTAGCTTTCTTTTTTGCATTGTTTTTCCTTTTTTTGAAATTGGTTAATAAATTATAAAAGCTAACACCTAGTGTAAGTCAAGACTAAAACTTTAAAAATTTGGAATTTTTTAAAGTTTTAGTCGTTTTTTACGTTTTTTATAATTTTTGCTTAGAGGATTTAGTTTATCTTCACCCTCTTTTGTCATTTTTTCATAATATTTCACTTTAAAATCAAGTTTTTTTAAAATAGCTTGAAACTTTTGGATATCTTTTAGTGTTTTTTCTTTTAAGCTTAAAATAATCTCTAGCCTCTCTTTAGCTGTGTTTTTTCCTTTAGCACAAAGGGCAATATAATCTTTTAAATCTTTAATGCTCATACCAATTTGTCTATAGCAATCTATCCAGAGTACCCATTGTAAGTCTTTTTCACTGAAATAACGTACCCCTTTTTCATCTTTTTCTATGTAAGGAAAAAGACCTTTATCCACCCAAAATCTAAGCGTTCTACTAGAAATACCTGTTTTTCTCTCTACTTCTATAATAGTGTAAGCCAAATTCACTCCTTTGTGATTTTTACATTGAAATCACCTTTTTGTGCTTTTAATATTTCTAAATCACCTTGTACTTTACCCAAAAACACCAAATCATCATTTGCCTTCTGTAATTCATAAAAAATACCAATATTTCCCCATGGTGCATAATAAAATAAATCCCCAACTTGTGGTTTATAGGTACTATTTCCTTTTGCGTTTAATGTTTGCGGTAAATGAGCAATTTTTTCTTTTTTTGCAAAATCACTAAATTTTAATTCCATAGGTAAGGTATTATAAAACTGCTTTGAAGTTTCATTCTCTTCTAAAATTATAAGCAACTCTTTATCGTCAAAAAGTAATTTTATCTGCATTTGTTCCCCTAGTAAAAAATTAAAACATATTAAACATGAAAACAATATTTTTATCATAATCAAGCCTTTAGAGTAAGGCTGTCAAGTACTACAATAGCGTTTAATGCCTTTGGATAGCCGATGTAAGGGATAAGCGCAGCTATGATATCTAGCAAATCTTCTCTACTTTGGCTCATATTAATATTCCCTTGCATATGAGCTTTTACTTGATTATCAGCTCCACCAAGTGAGATTAGATACACCAAGGTTAAAAGTTCTCTAGTTTTCAAATCAAGTCCATTTCTTGTGTAATAGTCTCCAAAGCAATTTGCACTTAAAAAATCATTTATAAAGCTTTTATCCTTAGGGGTAGATTCTATCATTTTAGTGATATTTACCTCGCCAAAAATCATATTTTGTATTTCTTTACCTTTTGTTTTACGATTAGATTTTGTAGTTGTACCTTGCGACTTTAAAGGCAGAGTAATATTTAACTCTTTAAATATATCATTACAAAGACTTAAAAAATCAAGTACCCTAGCAAAACCTATATAAGGTGTGGCTTGATAGATTATTTCTTTAATCTTAATAGGATCTACCTCATTTTTAATCGCCGCTTTGAGTAAAATTCCAAACTCTATTTTTCCACCCACTGCTAAAGTAGAAGCAAGTGTGATTAAAAAATATTTTTCTTTATCTAAATTTGCCTTTACAAAACTTTCGCCAAAAGTAAAATTAATGTGGTTGGTAAAATATTCTTTATCATTTTGTATAAGTGTCAAATTCTCTGTTTTTCCAAAAAATTTCTCAAAAATTTCTTTTGCTTTTTGTGTTAATTGCATGGTTTTTTCCTTAGTAGTTTTTAAAGTTTGCGAAAAAATCGTGTTAGATATTGTACTCAAAAATATAAAAGTTTTTATACTTAAATTTAAAAAGTTTCTACGTTTCATTTTTAAAATTTATCATATATTTGTAGAGATTTTATAAGCTTTACTCTTGCTTTCTTGCCTCTTTGAGTGCATTCTTATACTCTTCATCGCTAACTAATTCCAACCATTCTACATTTCTACCATCGATTTCACTTGTGAGTGCTATATGCACCCCTTTACTTGTATTCGTTGCTCCGTGGAAATGCTTTACTCCAATTGGACAGCTTATAACATCACCTTTTTTGGCTATTACAGCTTTTTGACCTGGTACTTTTGTAATAATTTCTCCTTCTGTTATAATTAAGGTTTGTCCTTTAGGGTGAGTGTGCCACGCACTTCTAGCATTTTTACTAAATTCTACTAAGCCACCACTAAAATCTCTCCATTCATTTGCCTTGAATATCATATGTATTTTAACATCACCACTAAAGATTTTAGAATCCCCTTTAAAGCTTCCATGCTTTCCGGCTTTTTCTATAATTTGCATGTTTTCTCCTTTATATACTTGATTGGCAAATGATAAAATGATACTTGTAAGTGTTAAAAATAGAATTTTTTGCATATCTTTCCTTAGTTTATAACTATAAATAAAATATAACAGAATTTAGTTAATTTAAAGCATCAAAACAATATCCACTAAATCATTTTCTTTTATATCATCATTTGCTATCATAAGAGCAGCTTTGTGGTTAAGGTTGTTGATGATGGCACTTGAGCCTTGTTTTTTGCCTTTTAAATTGGCATAAATTTTTCCATCTTTAAATTCTACATTGCAAGCCACAAATTCTAAATGTGAACTTTTTTTCTTATAGTCGGTACTTGCAAATGCTTTAAATACATAGTCCTTTTCTTGTAAAAACCAAGCATTTAAAAGCTCTCTTACATATAAGTTAAACATCACCATAGCCGAGTATGGAAAACCCGGTAGGGCAAAGATGAATTTATCTTCAAATTTGGCTATTTTGATGTGCTTGCCAGGCTTTACATCGACTTTGTCTAAGATGATTTCATGCTCTTTAACAGCTTGCTTTAAAAAGTCAAAATCCCCCATGGAAACTCCACCAGTGGTAACTAAAATATCACATGCATTAAGTGCTTGTTTTAAAACACTTGGTGTTTTTTGCATATCATCTTTTAAAAGTGGGAAAATTCTAGCTTCAGCGCCAAGTTTTTTCGCCATATTAGCTATGGCTATATGATTTGATGAGCGAATTTGTGCAGGGTGCTCTAAGCTTTCGCCCAAGTCTTTGATTTCACTTCCACTACTTAGCACACCTATGATAGGTTTAGCAAATACACTAATGTGAAAATATCCAAGCTCAGCTAAAAGTGCTATCTCACTATAGCCTAGTTTTGTACCTTTAGTGAGTAAAATTTCGCCCTCGGTGTAGCTCTCGCCCACCTTTCTTACAGCAAAGCCTTGTGAAACTTTTTCCTTTATATAAATTATGCCGTTTTTAACTTCAACTTTTTCAACAGGCACTAAGGTATCACAACCCTCACTCATCAAAGAGCCTGTAAAGGTTTTAACACATTCTTTATTTTGTATTTTAAAGCTTGGAAAAACTCCCGCAGGTACTTCGCCTATGATAGACAAAGCTTCATCTTGCTCACTAAATTTGATCGCATAACCATCCATAGAAGCAGTGGGAAATTGAGGGTTGTTAGTAGAAGCTTTGATGTCTGTGGCTAAAATTCTATCTAAGCACTGTGTTAAAGCGATGTTTTCTATTTTTTCATATGTTTGTATGTGTGAATGAAGTATGTCTAAACTTTGACTATAAGAAGTTAGCATTTTAGTCCTTAGTGCTTAAAATTCCTGCTCCTTGAAGTTTCAAAGAGCGTTCTTTGGCGTAAATTTTTTCGCCATTAATGATATCATATTTCCATATAGGCGCACTTGCTTTAAAATCTTCTACAAAATCATTAATTAGTTTTAATCCTAATTTTCTTTGCTTGCTTAAAACCCCAGCAAAATAAGAACTCTCATGCACCTTAACCTCACCGATAGAGTGAGCAAACATCAAGCTTGCATTTTCATTTGCGAGTTTTTGGCACCATTTTTCAAACCAAGTTTTTAATAAAGGCTCATATATATCAAAACTCAAAGCCTCAATCTCATCTTCAGCTCTAACTATACCGCAAAATGTGATCAAAGCTCCGTAGTTTTTATCTTTAGCATATTCATACCATCTAGCATAAATGCTAGGAATTTCTAAGGCTCCTTGATGTAATTCAAACATAACTCATCCTCCACAAACCGGTGGTAATAAGCATATTTTATCCCCATCTTTTAAGGTAGTTTCATCATCAAAAATCATTTCATCATTTAAAGCAACCGCACAAAGCTCAAGCCATTCTTTTAAGCTTTCATCTTGCCCTAAAATTACTTTTAATTCTTTAAGATTGCTTACGTTTAGTTCTAAGCTTTCTTTGTTAATTGGCCCTAGAAATTCAACTTTTACCATTTTTTTTTACCTTTATTCTTTTATTTCTAAAATTCCCATCATTCCAAGATCTTCATGCTCTAAAATATGGCAGTGAAACATTCTAATACCGGTAAATTTTTGACTCACTCTAAGTCTTAGTTCTTCACTAGGTCTTACATTAATCGTATCTTGCAATGCTCTGAATTTTGCTTTTGTTATTTTATCCTTAAATTTAGAAGAAATGAGTTCAAATTGTGTTCCATGTATATGGAAAGGATGATCCATATGTGATTTGTTTTTTACTACCCATTCTTCTACTTCATTTAATTTTGAGGTTAAATCCGTTCTATTCATATCAAATGTTTTACCATTGATTAAAAACATAGAAGCAAGGCTTTTTTTGATTTCTTCTTCACTTTTTTTACTTATACCATGCATTTGCATATGATCTTCGCTCATAATCACTTCTTTAAAGCTTGTAACTTCTTTTAAAGGTGAAAATTCGCGTAATTTTTCAGGTATGTTTTCTATAGTTTTTTCTATTTTAAGATCAGCTAGCATAAGAGTGTAAGGTTCTTCTTTAACAAGCATTTTATCGCGGTCATAATAAATGCTTTCAAGTTTAAAATTACCCTTACTTGCTTTGATTAACACTTCTACTCTTGAAGCAGGACTTAAAAATAACTCATCTAATTCAACACCTTTTTCTATAAGCCCTCCATCAGTTCCTACTAAAATAAATTTAGCACCTTTAATGCGTAAATTTAAATATCTTGCCGCACAAAGATTATAAATACGAATTCTTTGAGCTTCTCCAAGTGTTATTTTTGGTTTTAATTGTCCATTGATAAGAACTAAATTTCCTTCTCTACCATTTAGCCAATCAAATAAATTATTATCAGGAATTTGTGCATTTTCATCTAAACGCAAATCACTAATCACCCAATCTTGCTCTTTTAAATGCGACAATGCATCTTTTTTAGCTTTTACCACAAATACCCCTGCTAGGCCTTTATAAACTTGCTTTGCTGTGGTGTAGTGTGGGTGCGGATGATACCAGTAAGTTCCTGCTGAATTTTCTCCAAGTTTAAAGCGATAAATTCTTTCTCTACCAGGCATGATAGGATCATGTGGGTTGCCATCTTGTTCAGGTGGTATGTCAAGTCCATGCCAGTGGATAGTAGTTGGTTCTTTTAAACTATTTTTTACCAAAATTTCTACAGTATCACCTTCATAAACTTCTATTTTAGGTCCAGGTATAGAGCCATTGTAAGTAAAGCATTTTGTTTTTTTGCCTTTAACAAGTTCTATTTGACTTTCTTTGATTTCTATACTTGATCTGAAGAAATTTTTCTTTGTACTTGTATTTTTTAGAAGTTTTAATTTTGTTAATGTTTGTCCGCTAGGAAAGTTTTTTTCATCGAGTAGTTTAATGTTTGGATTTTCTAGTTTTATAAAAGAAGTATCGATTTCTTTTATATCTTTTTTTGCATGTTTTGAGTGCATATTGTGATGAGAATGATCTCCCATTGCATACACACTGCTAATGCTTGCTAAACCTAAAACATTAAATTTTAAAAATAACCTTCTGTCCATTAAATTTTTTTACTCCTAAATTAATTTTGATTTAGATTTTGATTATAACTATTATTTGATTAATGATTGTAAATTATAAAAACAAGATATAATTTTAATATGATTTGTTATACAAGCAGTTTAAATCAAAAAATTAAGGAAAAATAATGCTAATTAAAAATCATCTAGATAAAAATTTTCAAACTCCTGCTTATATTTTAGAAGAAGATAAACTAAGAAAAAATTGTGAGCTTTTGACTAAAGTAAGTGAGCAAAGTGGAGTAAAAGTTTTACTTGCCTTAAAAGGTTTTGCTTTTTCAGGTGCTATGGATATAGTGGGTGAGTATTTATCAGGTTGTACTTGTAGTGGGCTTTGGGAAGCTAAATTTGCAAAAGAATATATGGGTAAAGAAATTCATACTTTTTCACCCGCTTTTAAAGATGATGAAATAGATGAAATCATAGATCTTTCACATCATATAGTATTTAATTCTTTTAATCAATTTAAAAAATTTAAAGATAAAGCAAGTCACAAATCTCTTGGCCTGCGTTGTAATCCAGAGCTTTCAGTGGCTCCAAAAGAACTTTATAATCCTTGCGGTAGATTTTCAAGATTAGGAATTTGTGCGATTGATTTTGAAAATGAAGATTTAAGTGCTTTAAGCGGACTTCATTTTCATGCTTTATGTGAAGAAAGTGCGCATTCTTTAGAGCTTGTGTTAAATGCTTTTGAAACTAAATTTTCAAAATTTATTAAAAATATGAAATGGGTTAATTTTGGTGGGGGTCATCATATCACAAAAGAAGGTTATGACACGCAAAAACTAATTGATCTTTGTAAAAAATTTAGTGATAAATACGGAGTGCAAGTATATCTTGAGCCCGGTGAGGCTGTGGGTTGGCAGTGTGGGACTTTAGTCGCAAGTGTGATAGATATAATAGAAAATGAGAAAAAAATAGCTATTTTAGATACTTCAAGTGAAGCTCATATGCCAGATACTATCATCATGCCTTATACAAGTGAGGTTTTAAATGCTAGAATCTTATCAAGTCGTGATGGGGAAAAATATAGTGAGTTAAAAGAAGATGAATTTGCTTATTTACTTGGTGGTAATACTTGCTTAGCAGGGGATATCATGGGTGAGTATGCTTTTAATCAAGAGTTAAAAATAGGGCAAAAAATAGTATTTTTAGATCAAATTCATTATTCTATAGTTAAAAACACTACTTTTAATGGAGTAAGACTTCCAAATTTAATGTTCTTAGATAAGAATGAGAATTTATCTATGGTTAGAGAGTTT
It includes:
- the nspC gene encoding carboxynorspermidine decarboxylase, which encodes MLIKNHLDKNFQTPAYILEEDKLRKNCELLTKVSEQSGVKVLLALKGFAFSGAMDIVGEYLSGCTCSGLWEAKFAKEYMGKEIHTFSPAFKDDEIDEIIDLSHHIVFNSFNQFKKFKDKASHKSLGLRCNPELSVAPKELYNPCGRFSRLGICAIDFENEDLSALSGLHFHALCEESAHSLELVLNAFETKFSKFIKNMKWVNFGGGHHITKEGYDTQKLIDLCKKFSDKYGVQVYLEPGEAVGWQCGTLVASVIDIIENEKKIAILDTSSEAHMPDTIIMPYTSEVLNARILSSRDGEKYSELKEDEFAYLLGGNTCLAGDIMGEYAFNQELKIGQKIVFLDQIHYSIVKNTTFNGVRLPNLMFLDKNENLSMVREFGYENYSKRN
- a CDS encoding molybdopterin molybdotransferase MoeA; its protein translation is MLTSYSQSLDILHSHIQTYEKIENIALTQCLDRILATDIKASTNNPQFPTASMDGYAIKFSEQDEALSIIGEVPAGVFPSFKIQNKECVKTFTGSLMSEGCDTLVPVEKVEVKNGIIYIKEKVSQGFAVRKVGESYTEGEILLTKGTKLGYSEIALLAELGYFHISVFAKPIIGVLSSGSEIKDLGESLEHPAQIRSSNHIAIANMAKKLGAEARIFPLLKDDMQKTPSVLKQALNACDILVTTGGVSMGDFDFLKQAVKEHEIILDKVDVKPGKHIKIAKFEDKFIFALPGFPYSAMVMFNLYVRELLNAWFLQEKDYVFKAFASTDYKKKSSHLEFVACNVEFKDGKIYANLKGKKQGSSAIINNLNHKAALMIANDDIKENDLVDIVLML
- a CDS encoding aldo/keto reductase, yielding MQKRKLRNLKVSTLGLGCMGMSFGYGKAKDEKEMINLIHKAKDIGINFFDTAEVYGPFTNEELVGKALKSFKHEVIIATKFGITIENNKQILDSSPKIIRKSIEGSLKRLNVDCIDLYYQHRVDTKINVEEVANLMSDLYKEGKIKAWGMSEAGIQSIKKAHAIFPLSAVQSEYSLWWREPENELLSVLEELNIGFVPFSPLGKGFLAGKFDANSTFANDDFRSQVPRFESENLKTNLILLNTLKDLADSKNATLAQIALAWVLAQKSFIVPIFGTTNLQRLEENTNALNISFNKEELKTIKMILDKIEIKGDRYKGEAAERVGK
- a CDS encoding cyclophilin-like fold protein, whose translation is MQIKLLFDDKELLIILEENETSKQFYNTLPMELKFSDFAKKEKIAHLPQTLNAKGNSTYKPQVGDLFYYAPWGNIGIFYELQKANDDLVFLGKVQGDLEILKAQKGDFNVKITKE
- a CDS encoding cupin domain-containing protein — protein: MQIIEKAGKHGSFKGDSKIFSGDVKIHMIFKANEWRDFSGGLVEFSKNARSAWHTHPKGQTLIITEGEIITKVPGQKAVIAKKGDVISCPIGVKHFHGATNTSKGVHIALTSEIDGRNVEWLELVSDEEYKNALKEARKQE
- a CDS encoding MoaD/ThiS family protein — translated: MVKVEFLGPINKESLELNVSNLKELKVILGQDESLKEWLELCAVALNDEMIFDDETTLKDGDKICLLPPVCGG
- a CDS encoding multicopper oxidase family protein, with product MDRRLFLKFNVLGLASISSVYAMGDHSHHNMHSKHAKKDIKEIDTSFIKLENPNIKLLDEKNFPSGQTLTKLKLLKNTSTKKNFFRSSIEIKESQIELVKGKKTKCFTYNGSIPGPKIEVYEGDTVEILVKNSLKEPTTIHWHGLDIPPEQDGNPHDPIMPGRERIYRFKLGENSAGTYWYHPHPHYTTAKQVYKGLAGVFVVKAKKDALSHLKEQDWVISDLRLDENAQIPDNNLFDWLNGREGNLVLINGQLKPKITLGEAQRIRIYNLCAARYLNLRIKGAKFILVGTDGGLIEKGVELDELFLSPASRVEVLIKASKGNFKLESIYYDRDKMLVKEEPYTLMLADLKIEKTIENIPEKLREFSPLKEVTSFKEVIMSEDHMQMHGISKKSEEEIKKSLASMFLINGKTFDMNRTDLTSKLNEVEEWVVKNKSHMDHPFHIHGTQFELISSKFKDKITKAKFRALQDTINVRPSEELRLRVSQKFTGIRMFHCHILEHEDLGMMGILEIKE
- a CDS encoding molybdopterin synthase catalytic subunit; translation: MFELHQGALEIPSIYARWYEYAKDKNYGALITFCGIVRAEDEIEALSFDIYEPLLKTWFEKWCQKLANENASLMFAHSIGEVKVHESSYFAGVLSKQRKLGLKLINDFVEDFKASAPIWKYDIINGEKIYAKERSLKLQGAGILSTKD
- a CDS encoding carboxymuconolactone decarboxylase family protein; the protein is MQLTQKAKEIFEKFFGKTENLTLIQNDKEYFTNHINFTFGESFVKANLDKEKYFLITLASTLAVGGKIEFGILLKAAIKNEVDPIKIKEIIYQATPYIGFARVLDFLSLCNDIFKELNITLPLKSQGTTTKSNRKTKGKEIQNMIFGEVNITKMIESTPKDKSFINDFLSANCFGDYYTRNGLDLKTRELLTLVYLISLGGADNQVKAHMQGNINMSQSREDLLDIIAALIPYIGYPKALNAIVVLDSLTLKA
- a CDS encoding MerR family transcriptional regulator codes for the protein MAYTIIEVERKTGISSRTLRFWVDKGLFPYIEKDEKGVRYFSEKDLQWVLWIDCYRQIGMSIKDLKDYIALCAKGKNTAKERLEIILSLKEKTLKDIQKFQAILKKLDFKVKYYEKMTKEGEDKLNPLSKNYKKRKKRLKL